From Thermodesulfobacteriota bacterium, the proteins below share one genomic window:
- a CDS encoding DNA adenine methylase: protein MIKYIGSKRTLVPVILEAVRRAGEARSVIDLFSGTSRVGHALKAAGYQVLANDHNAYAATLARCYVEADAEDVLDDARKLVRELNALPGAPGYFTETFCTRSRFFQPKNGARIDAIREAIAAKGLDPELEAVLLVSLMEAAD, encoded by the coding sequence GTGATCAAGTACATCGGCTCCAAGCGCACCCTCGTCCCCGTCATCCTGGAAGCCGTCCGCCGGGCGGGGGAGGCCCGGTCGGTGATCGACCTCTTCTCGGGCACCTCCCGGGTGGGGCACGCCCTCAAGGCCGCGGGATACCAGGTCCTCGCCAACGACCACAACGCCTACGCCGCCACCCTGGCGCGCTGCTACGTCGAGGCCGACGCCGAAGACGTGCTCGACGACGCCCGAAAGCTCGTGCGGGAGCTCAACGCGCTGCCGGGCGCGCCGGGATACTTCACCGAGACGTTCTGCACGCGGTCCCGGTTCTTCCAGCCCAAGAACGGCGCGCGCATCGACGCCATCCGCGAGGCCATCGCCGCCAAGGGCCTCGACCCCGAGCTCGAGGCGGTGCTGCTCGTCTCCCTCATGGAGGCCGCCGAC